The Candidatus Margulisiibacteriota bacterium genome includes a window with the following:
- a CDS encoding RNA polymerase sigma factor — MTEETDILIKQARIYNEKALAQLTEMFYKKIYTYIYYRVNTIEDAQDLTHDVFVRMVQGIKKQSGNFASWLYTIAGNVLKDFYRKKSVHNSEQTMNKLRDITKSSIDIENRALDVETVRSALKVLPNIQQDIIILKFIADLSNKGVAKIIKKSEGAVKVLQNRALNKLKLVLEKNYVRK, encoded by the coding sequence ATGACAGAGGAAACAGATATACTTATAAAACAAGCCAGGATTTATAACGAAAAAGCATTGGCACAGCTTACGGAAATGTTTTATAAAAAAATATATACCTACATATATTACCGGGTAAACACCATAGAAGACGCGCAGGACCTGACTCATGATGTGTTTGTAAGAATGGTGCAGGGAATTAAAAAACAGTCAGGGAATTTCGCGAGCTGGCTATACACCATAGCGGGCAATGTATTAAAGGATTTTTATCGTAAAAAAAGTGTACATAACAGCGAGCAGACCATGAATAAATTAAGGGATATAACCAAGAGTTCTATTGACATTGAAAACAGAGCACTGGATGTTGAAACCGTGCGCAGCGCCTTAAAAGTTTTACCGAACATTCAGCAGGATATTATTATCCTGAAATTTATAGCAGACCTGAGTAACAAGGGGGTCGCCAAAATAATAAAAAAATCAGAAGGCGCGGTGAAAGTATTGCAGAACCGTGCCCTGAACAAACTAAAGCTGGTATTGGAGAAAAATTATGTCCGAAAATAA